In a single window of the Rhopalosiphum padi isolate XX-2018 chromosome 1, ASM2088224v1, whole genome shotgun sequence genome:
- the LOC132917097 gene encoding septin-2 — protein sequence MAAVMNRPKVDETNKSTMRTLNLNGHVGFDSMPDQLTHKSAQNGFVFNILCIGETGLGKSTLMDSLFNTNFESTPSTHSLPNVKLKAHTYELQESNVQLKLTLVETVGYGDQINKEDSFKSIVDYIDTQFEYYLQEELKVKRLLSTYHDTRVHTCLYFICPTGHGLKSIDLVCMKKLDTKVNVIPIIAKADTISKSELQKFKTKIITELRSNGVEIYECPTEDETIADVNSNMNSHVPFAVVGSTDFAKVANKMVRARQYPWGTVQVENESHCDFVKLREMLIRTNMEDLREKTHDKHYELYRKMRLEQMGFSDVDNENKPLSFQESFEAKRSHHLQELQNREDEMRQMFVVRVKEKEAELKEAEKELHAKFDKLKRDQDEQKKRLEEQRRKYEDDLMEFSKRKQQYSSMGHHTLTLGKSKKK from the exons ATGGCCGCAGTGATGAACAGACCGAAG GTGGACGAGACCAACAAGTCGACAATGCGCACCCTCAATCTAAACGGACATGTAGGTTTTGACAGCATGCCCGACCAGTTAACGCACAAGTCTGCGCAAAACGGCTTCGTATTCAACATATTGTGCATCG GTGAAACGGGTCTGGGAAAATCAACACTTATGGATTCTCTATTTAATACCAATTTCGAATCTACCCCGTCCACACACAGTTTGCCAAACGTGAAACTCAAGGCTCACACTTATGAATTGCAAGAGAGTAATGTTCAACTTAAG ttaacacTTGTTGAGACAGTTGGTTATGGTGATCAAATAAACAAAGAAGACAGCTTCAAATCTATTGTAGACTATATTGATAcacaatttgaatattatttacaagaaGAACTGAAAGTAAAACGTTTATTGTCGACATATCATGACACTAGAGTTCATACCTGTTTGTATTTCATCTGTCCTACAGGACATGG attaaaatcaaTTGATTTAGTATGTATGAAAAAACTTGATACTAAGGTAAATGTGATTCCAATAATTGCCAAAGCAGATACTATATCTAAGTctgaattacaaaaatttaag ACCAAAATAATCACCGAATTGCGATCAAATGGGGTAGAAATCTATGAGTGCCCAACAGAAGATGAGACTATAGCTGATGTAAACTCTAACATGAATTCTCATGTGCCCTTTGCAGTTGTTGGAAGCACAGATTTTGCCAAGGTTGCAAATAAAATGGTTCGCGCTCGTCAGTACCCATGGGGAACAGTTCAAG TTGAAAATGAATCACATTGTGATTTTGTGAAGTTGAGAGAGATGTTAATTAGAACTAACATGGAAGATTTGCGAGAAAAAACTCATGATAAACACTATGAATTATATCGAAAAATGCGGTTGGaacaa ATGGGCTTTAGTGATGTGGACAATGAAAATAAACCACTAAGCTTCCAGGAATCTTTTGAAGCAAAACGTAGTCATCATTTACAAGAGTTACAGAACCGTGAAGATGAAATGAGGCAAATGTTTGTTGTCAGAGTAAAAGAAAAAGAAGCAGAATTGAAAGAAGCTGAAAAAGAG TTACATGCCAAATTTGATAAACTAAAACGTGACCAAGATGAACAAAAGAAAAGGTTGGAAGAACAGAGAAGAAAGTATGAAGATGATCTAATGGAGTTTAGCAAAAGGAAGCAGCAGTACTCTAGCATGGGACATCATACTCTAACTTTAGgcaagagtaaaaaaaaataa
- the LOC132918493 gene encoding brain tumor protein produces MMASPTPSLDSLSGFNTFGPDYNRSLSSSHSPTDSDSSGSGVSTGGSGTSNNTGPRKCQLCHEIFSNPRVLPCLHTFCHACLENNQDQPEKITCPNCHQECILTNRGISGLLPDFTVNGSIEVNPDKFAGVCKGCKNLNTNVVAYCYDCQQTLCANCMMAHQFMNCFEDHRLHGLTFENGDDTKNAFIPTSVGDRVVFCSRHKNESLKYFCRTCNVPVCKECTLSDHQFSMHDVEHLSDIGVKLLDILNGTVQESKVKATDIRNMVKNIEHTSNKLQVQYHKAQNEINETFAFYRSMLEERKQELLKEVESVYSAKQLTLNEASQKGLEVVDKIYQTGEFVDRLTKNANVVECLLFKKLLDSKLQSLMSYEPDNSVQNICDLEFVSNYQAIQVGVRNTFGYVRSSTELGVIGPGKQPPIARPTNGSLMNGNSAIISNGCMNGGGGPADLLQQHNGGNCTNGGGGNGGIIERPYSNGLTSTSPLSSGQYDTNNILSKRFNSVNSLGPFSASSIGDLNLNAIGNMNGINGMGGGNGGNGGGGGGGGGMNSINPYEKWSNGGSGDIFQNGSADFPLTIDNNDSILDLSSKLFTASIFPPKSQIKRHKMIYHCKFGEFGAMEGQFTEPSGVAVNAQNDIIVADTNNHRIQIFDKEGRFKFQFGECGKRDGQLLYPNRVAVVKPSGDIIVTERSPTHQIQIYNQYGQFVRKFGANILQHPRGITVDNKGRIVVVECKVMRVIIFDQAGNVLVKFGCSKHLEFPNGVVVNDKQEIFISDNRAHCVKVFNYEGQYLRQIGSQGITNYPIGVGINASGEILIADNHNNFNLTIFTQEGQLVSALESKVKHAQCFDVALMDDGSVVLASKDYRLYIYRYIQIPPMLM; encoded by the coding sequence ATGATGGCTTCTCCTACGCCGTCTCTAGATTCGTTATCCGGATTCAACACGTTCGGCCCGGACTACAATAGATCATTGTCATCTAGCCACTCACCAACCGACTCAGATAGCAGCGGTTCGGGCGTGTCCACAGGTGGCAGTGGAACGAGCAACAACACTGGTCCCCGCAAATGCCAGTTGTGCCATGAGATATTCTCAAACCCGCGAGTGCTTCCTTGTCTACACACGTTCTGTCACGCCTGCTTAGAGAATAACCAGGACCAACCGGAGAAAATCACGTGCCCCAACTGTCACCAGGAGTGCATCCTCACAAACCGCGGAATATCCGGACTGTTGCCAGACTTCACCGTGAACGGATCGATCGAAGTGAACCCTGACAAGTTTGCGGGCGTGTGCAAAGGCTGCAAGAATCTCAACACAAACGTAGTAGCATACTGTTACGACTGTCAGCAAACGCTGTGCGCAAACTGCATGATGGCTCACCAATTCATGAATTGTTTCGAAGACCACCGCCTGCACGGTCTGACGTTCGAGAACGGTGACGATACGAAGAACGCGTTCATACCGACCAGCGTGGGTGACCGCGTGGTGTTCTGTTCCCGTCACAAGAACGAGTCGCTCAAATACTTTTGCCGCACGTGCAACGTACCCGTGTGTAAGGAATGTACGCTCAGTGACCATCAGTTCAGCATGCATGACGTGGAGCACCTGAGCGACATTGGGGTCAAGCTGCTGGACATACTCAACGGAACGGTACAGGAGAGCAAGGTCAAGGCGACCGACATCCGCAACATGGTGAAGAACATTGAACACACATCCAACAAATTGCAGGTGCAGTACCACAAAGCACAGAACGAGATCAACGAGACGTTCGCCTTTTACCGGTCCATGCTTGAGGAACGTAAACAGGAGCTACTGAAGGAAGTAGAGAGCGTGTACAGCGCCAAGCAGCTGACGCTAAATGAGGCGTCACAGAAAGGCTTGGAGGTGGTGGACAAGATCTATCAGACTGGCGAGTTTGTTGACCGTCTGACCAAAAACGCCAATGTGGTCGAATGCCTGCTGTTCAAGAAACTTTTGGACTCCAAGCTGCAGTCGCTGATGAGCTACGAACCCGATAACAGCGTACAGAACATATGTGATCTGGAATTCGTGTCCAACTATCAGGCCATACAGGTGGGCGTACGGAACACGTTTGGGTACGTGCGGTCCAGCACCGAACTGGGAGTGATCGGACCAGGCAAACAGCCGCCAATCGCCCGTCCGACAAACGGGTCGTTGATGAACGGAAACTCGGCAATCATCTCCAACGGTTGCATGAACGGTGGTGGTGGTCCCGCGGACCTGCTGCAGCAGCACAACGGGGGAAACTGCACCAACGGTGGAGGCGGCAACGGAGGTATCATCGAACGTCCGTACTCTAACGGGCTGACGTCCACTAGCCCGCTGTCATCCGGCCAGTACGACACCAACAACATATTGTCCAAGCGATTCAATAGTGTAAACAGTTTGGGACCGTTCTCGGCCAGCTCAATTGGTGACTTGAACTTGAACGCCATCGGCAACATGAATGGAATTAACGGCATGGGTGGTGGCAATGGTGGCaacggtggtggcggcggcggtggtggtggtatGAACAGCATCAACCCGTACGAGAAGTGGTCCAATGGCGGCAGTGGTGACATATTCCAGAACGGCAGCGCTGACTTCCCGCTGACCATCGACAATAACGACTCCATACTAGACCTGTCCAGCAAGCTGTTTACTGCGTCTATATTTCCGCCAAAGTCCCAAATCAAACGGCACAAGATGATCTACCACTGCAAGTTCGGCGAGTTCGGCGCTATGGAGGGACAGTTCACTGAGCCCAGTGGCGTTGCAGTGAACGCTCAGAACGACATCATTGTGGCGGACACCAACAACCACCGAATCCAGATATTCGACAAGGAGGGCCGATTCAAGTTCCAGTTTGGCGAGTGTGGCAAACGGGACGGGCAATTGTTGTACCCGAACCGCGTGGCTGTGGTTAAGCCGTCTGGTGACATAATCGTCACAGAGCGGTCGCCTACGCACCAGATCCAGATCTACAATCAGTACGGACAGTTCGTCCGTAAGTTCGGCGCTAACATACTGCAGCACCCGCGCGGCATCACCGTCGACAATAAAGGCCGCATCGTGGTGGTTGAGTGCAAAGTGATGCGTGTCATCATCTTCGACCAGGCTGGCAACGTGCTGGTCAAGTTCGGTTGCTCCAAACACCTGGAGTTCCCCAATGGCGTGGTGGTCAACGACAAACAGGAGATATTCATATCCGACAACCGGGCACACTGCGTCAAGGTATTCAACTACGAGGGCCAGTATCTGCGGCAGATTGGCAGTCAGGGCATCACCAACTATCCGATCGGTGTGGGCATAAATGCCTCGGGGGAGATACTCATCGCCGACAACCACAACAATTTCAATCTGACCATATTCACGCAGGAGGGCCAGCTGGTGTCCGCCCTCGAGTCCAAGGTCAAGCACGCACAGTGCTTCGACGTCGCCCTCATGGACGACGGCTCCGTCGTGCTGGCCAGCAAGGACTATCGGCTGTACATCTACCGTTACATTCAAATACCTCCGATGTTAATGTAG